CGCTTTTTCCAATTCGTTTATTTTCTCCCGACGTCGGTTTATCGCGCTTAAACGCGCCGCTATAGCGACGAGGGCGTTTGCGGCGCGGATAATTTACCCCTTCTCGCGAAGAAAAGGGGTAAATCGCGTTAAAACATCGACAATAAAACGCCCGCGGCGACCGCCGAACCGATCACGCCCGAGACGTTAGGACCCATCGCGTGCATAAGCAAGAAGTTTTGCGGGTTGGCTTTTTGCGCCTCTTTTTGCGAGACTCTAGCCGCCATAGGCACGGCGGAGACGCCCGCGCTTCCGATCAACGGATTGATCGGGTCTTTGCTTAGCTTGTTCATGATCTTCGCCATAATCACGCCCGCGGCGGTGCCGAAGGAAAAGGCGATCAAACCCAAAATAACGATCGCTAACGTTTCTGGAATCAGAAACTTATCCGCCGCGAGTTTCGAGCCTACCGAAAGCCCCAAAAAGATCGTAACGATATTGATCAGCGAATTTTGAAGCGTGTCGCTGATCCGCTCCACCACGCCGCACTCGCGGGCGAGATTGCCAAAGCAGAGCGCGCCCATCAGCGGCGCCGCGTCGGGCAGGAAAAACGCGCACAAAACCACAAGCGAGATCGGAAAGAGTATCTTTTCTAGCTTGCTCACGTCGCGCAGCTGCGACATCTTGATCGCGCGCTCTTTTTGCGTCGTTAGCGCGCGCATAATCGGCGGTTGGATCAGCGGCACCAGCGCCATATACGAATACGCCGCCACCGCGATCGCTCCAAGCAGTTCGGGCGCGAGGCGCGAGGCGACGAAAATCGAGGTCGGTCCGTCCGCGCCGCCGATAATGCTAATCGCCGCCGCGTCTCTTAGCGAGAAGGTGAAAAGATCGGTATATTGACCGACGGTCACCGCCAAAATCAAAGTGCCGAAAATGCCAAACTGCGCCGCGCCGCCAAGCAGCGACGTTTTTGGATTGGCGAGCAGAGGTCCAAAATCGGTCATCGCCCCCACGCCCATAAAAATTAGCAACGGAAAAAGACCGCTTGCTATGCCCATATTGTATAGAACGCCAAGCAGCCCGTTTGGTCCCGCGATCTCGGCGATCGGAATGTTCGCCAGCAGACCGCCAAACGCGATCGGGATCAGCAGCAAAGGCTCGTATTGTTTGGCGATCCCAAGATAGATCAAGACAAAGCAAATTGCGAACATCACAAGCCGCCCCCACGTTTGCGCGAACGGGCTTACCTCTTTGCCAAACTCGTTTGTTACGCCCTCTTTTGGAGTTAGAAACGCTTTGATTCCCGTGCTGTCAAATAGCCCTATAAACATATCGCCAAGCGGTTTTGCCTCGTAACTTTTCTCCTCGTTCGCCGTCGCGTTGGTTTCAACGGCGGCAAACGCCGAATGCGCGCAGGCAAACGCCGCCAAAATAAGCGCGATAAAGGTTTTTTTCATCGCCGATCCTTACTCGGCAATCGTTACAAGCGCTTGACCGGCTTGCACCTTCGCGCCGACGGGCGCGTTTATTGCCGCGATTACGCCGTCGGCGTCTGAAAAGACCTCGTTTTCCATCTTCATAGCCTCGATAACCAGCGTCAGATCGCCGTTTTTGACGCGATCGCCCACGTTTTTGACGATTTTTGTTATGGTTCCGGGCATTGGAGCGGCGATAATATGCGTTTTGCCGCTTGGAGGCGGAGCGTTATCGACGGCGATTTTCGCGCCGCTCGCCGCGCCAAGTTCGGCGATCTTGCCTTCGGCGATTTTGACGAAGTAGGTTTGCCCCTCTACCACGATCGTAAAATCCTCCGCGCCGCTTGGTTGTTTCGCGGCTGAAGGAGCGACGTCGGATTTGAGCCGAACGCTGCCTTTGGCGGCGCCCTGCAAAAACTTGATCCCCTTATCGCCGCACGCAAGAACGATAAAAACGTTTTCGTCGCTGATTTCAAGGTTGTTTGCCGCAAGCTGTTCTTTTGCCCATTTGCTTGATTTCTTTTCGTCGCGATCGGCTATATCGATCGCGTTTTCCGTCGTCGTCGGTAGCTTAAGTTGCTCGGAGGCTAATTTGACGATTTCGGGATCGGGCGCGACGGGCGTTTTGCCGAAGTAGCCCAACACCATTCTGCCGTAGCCGTCGGCGATCTTTTTCCACTTGCCAAACATCACGTTGTTAAACGCCTGCTGAAAGTAAAACTGGCTTACGGGCGTAACGGAGGTGCCAAAACCGCCCTTTTCCACCACTTCGCGCATCTGCTCGATCACGGAGGGGAATTTATCCAGACAGTTGTTATCGCGCATCATCTGCGTATTCGCCGTAAGCGCGCCGCCGGGCATAGGCGAATATTGAATGATCGCCGAAACCTGCGTCGCTTCGGGCGGTATAAAATAGTCTTTTAGCGCCTCTTTTAAGACGGTTTCGCTCTCCAACACCTTGTCGAGCTTAAGCTCGTCGCCAAGATGATTGCCCAAAACAAACCGCGATCCTCTAAGGGCGTGCGCCATCACCAGAATATCGGTGTGCGCCGTGCCGCCGCTGACCGGCTCGCGATCGAGATCCACGCCGTTCGCGCCCGCTTCGATCGCCGAAAGATAACACGCCAAGCCGATTCCAGCCGTTTCGTGCGTGTGGTAGCGGATATGACAATCCTTGCCAAGCAGTTTTCGCGCGGCGGCGATCGTCTCGTAAACTTTGCGCGGATTGGCGGTGCCGCTCGCGTCTTTGAACACGACGGAATCGTAAGGAACGCCCGCGTCTAAGAAACTCTTGAGCGTCTTTTCGTAAAACGCCGCGTCGTGCGCGCCGACGCAACCGGGGGGTAGGTCCATAACGGTAACGGTAAGCTCGTGATTTAACCCCGCGTTTTTGATCGCCTTAGCCGAATACTCCATATTGCGAACGTCGTTAAGCGCGTCGAAATTACGAATAGTAGTAACGCCGTGTTTTTTGAATAGTTTCGCGTGCAGATCGATAATCTCGCGCGATCCCGTGTCCAAACCTACGTGATTTACGCCGCGCGCCAACGTCTGCAGATTGGCGTCTTTGCCCGCGACTTCGCGGAACTTGTCCATCATATCGAAGGCGTTTTCGTTCAGATAGAAAAACGGCGCTTGAAATCTCGCGCCGCCGCCCATCTCAAATCGCCTAATACCCGCGTCGATCGCCGATTGAACGGTGGGCAGAAAATCCTTCATAAAAACCCGCGCGCCGAAAACCGATTGGAAGCCGTCGCGATAGCTTGTGTCCATAACCTCTATAATTTGCTTCGTAGCCATATCCGTCCCTTAACCTCGTCTTTTCTTATATTCGGCGATCGCGGCGAGCGCTATTTTTTGTAGCGTCGCGTCGGAGATTGTCGCGCTTTGCTCCGTAGCCGCGGGTTTTACCTGCGGAAAAAACCGCGTTAGCGCCCAACCTTGCGCCTTAAGAAACGCGATCATAAAACACAAGAAAGTAAAGACCGTCGACATGCCGACGACCATTATTTTCGCAGCCTCTAATATCAAAGTTCCGTTTTCCACTTAATTTTCCTTTTTTTTGCTTCTTTATATCCGCCGATAACGACGAATACGACCTTTTGCAACGCCGCGAGCGAAACTTTTGGCTTCGTCGCGACGAGCGCCGACCCTCTCCTTTTGGGCGAGAGCGCGTCTAAGAAACCTTTTGCCGCGCCGACGAGAGCCGCTATAAGGCGCGAGCGTCCAAGCGCCGCCGTTAGCTTTTTACCGCTTGACGACTTTAGATTGTATGCCTCCTTCCTTATTGGTCTAATATTGTAGTTTTGCGCGAATTGGTTGTTAATAGCTTACCTCAATTATCATTTATCGCTATGCTTCCTAACGCCTCGAACGCGGCTGAAGGGTCGATCTCGGCGTGGCTTAGCGTAACTATATCGAGATTGAAGCGCTCGTAAATCTGCGCGATCGATCGGCGCAAAAGCGGATCGACGATCAAAATTACCGGCGAAACGCCCTTTGCGATCAGCTCCTCCTTTTTGACTCGCGTAGCGTCGATAAACGCGGTGATCTCTTTGACGTTTAACATTAGAGCGCTCGCGCCGTTTTGATCTTTGAGCTTGTCTAGGAACTTTTGCTCGGACGCGACGTCCAACGTAAGAATGCGTATAACGCCGCCTTCGGACTTATACATATTCGTAATCGTCCGCGCCAGCTTAGATCGCGTTTGTTCGGTTAAAATCTCCGGGCTTCTGAGCGCCGCCGCGCAGTCGGCGATCGTCTCCATAATGGTGAGCATATCTTTGATCGGGATTTTTTCATGAAGCAGATTTTTAAGCACGCTTTGGATTAAGCCGACGCTTCCGGCGGCTTTTAGCGCGTCCTCCACGACGGTTGGATACGCTTTTTTTAGCGAATCGATCAGCTTTTGCGTATCTTGACGGGTAAGCATCTCTTCGGCGTGCTTTTTGACCAGTTCCGCTAGGTGCGTAGTGATAACGGTCGACGGATCGACGACGGTGTAGCCCTTTACGATCGCGTCGCTCTTTTTGTCGCCGTGAATCCAGATCGCGTCTAGCCCAAACGCCGGCTCTTTGGCGGCTACGCCGTCGATCTCGTCGATAGCAAGCCCGCTGTTGATCGCCAAAAATTGCCCCGGATATACCTGTCCGCTTCCAATCGTGACGCCTTTTAGCATTATCTCGTAGCTGTTTGGATCAAGCTGTAGGTTGTCGCATATATACACCTGCGGCATTAAAAAACCGAATTCGCCCGCCATTTTGCGTCGCATAGAGCGAATGCGATCGCTTAGATCGCCGCCTTGTTTTTCGTCTGCGAGTTTGATAAGCTGATAGCCCATATCCAGCTCTAACAGCTCCACCTTTAGCGCCCGCTCTAGCGCGCTTTCCTCCTCTTTGGCGCGCTCTTCGGGCGTTTTTTCTTTCGCTTTCGGCGCGCCCTCTTTCGCTCCCTCGCCTTTTTTGCGCGCGGGTTTTAGCGGCGATGGCGAATCGGCGCCGCTAAGCTCGTTCAAAAACGGAAACTTTGCCTTGAGCCAGCCGCTGATCGCGCCGTCTTGAGAGTCGCGAATTACAAGCGAGATCGCAACGAAAATTAAACCTATAAATCCGAGCGAAAGCGCGGGCAGACCCGGCACCATCGCAAACAAAACTAGAATAGCGCCCACGATCAACAGCGTTTTATAGTCGCGCCCTAGCTGCGCGATCGCGCCGCTGGCAAAGTTCGAGGCTTCGTCTTTGCTCGCGCGGGTGATGATAATGCCCGTGGCGGTGGCGACGAGCAGCGCGGGGATCTGCCCCACGAGACCGTCGCCGATCGTCAAAAGCGTATAGGTCGCCACGCTGTCTCCGACGGAGAGATCGTTTTGAAACACTCCGATCAATATGCCGCCGACGATATTAACGATCGTAATGATAATGGCGGCGATCGCGTCGCCTTTTACAAACTTGCTTGCGCCGTCCATCGCGCCGTAAAAGTTCGCCTCGCCCACGATCTCTTGTCGTCGCTTTTTGGCTTCGCTTTCGTTGATTAGTCCGGCGTTGAGATCCGCGTCGATCGCCATCTGTTTGCCCGGCATAGCGTCCAAGCTAAAGCGCGCGGAAACTTCCGCGACGCGAGTAGAGCCGTTGGTTACCACGATGAAATTAACCAACGCCAAAATCGCGAAAATGATAACGCCGATCACATAGTTGCCGCCCACGACGAAACTGCCAAAACTAGCGATAATATCGCTAACCGCTTCCGGTCCGTTATGCCCTTCGCTAAGAATCATTCGCGTAGTGGCGATATTGAGCGCGATCCTAAACAGCGTTACCAAAAGAATCATTGTCGGGTAGGTGGAAAAATCGGTGGGCTTGGCGATAAAGATCGAGATTAAAATGATCAGCGTGGCGATCGAAAGCGAGACCGTCAGCAACAGGTCTAGTAGCCAACTAGGCAGAGGAACGATAATGATCGCCATAATGCCGACGACAAAAAAGACTACCGTCAGGTCTTTGAGCGCGAACAGATATTTTAGAAACGGAAAAACGCGGTTTATCAGAGTAAAAGGCGTAGCTCGCGCCATTATTCGCGGGTTAGATCGGCTATGCTAGTTTTAGCCAGCATATCGTCAATCTTGGATTGAAGGCGGTTCAAGAACGGCCAGATCGCGCACAGAGAGCTTTTAGCCTCGCCGCTTGGGCAGTTACACAGCGCCGCCGAGCAGGTAAAAACCATAGCGCAGTGGTCGTCAACCGCGCGAAGCAACGCCTCGATCGTAATCTCGCTTGGCGGTTTCGCCAGCGTAAAGCCGCCCCCCGCGCCCTTGCGCGAAGCTAAAATGCCCGCCTTTGCCAACGACTGCAAAACCTTAGCCATAAAACTATACGATAGCTTTAGATCGGACGAAAGCGTTACCGCGTCCGTCGCGCCGTTTTGCTTGCTGACGGCGATAATCGCCATCAGCGCGTATTCGCTCGCTTTTGTAAATAGCATATATCCTTCTTTGCGTATAGCTCTTTTAACCGCCGCTAACGCGAGCGTTTTTGGACTACCGCATTATAAGCTACTTTCGTTCAACGCGGTTTTCGCGCGCTATCGATTATATTCTCTCGCGAATCTGTCGATAATATTCGGCTCTTTCATAAACGCTCTCGCCATGGCGAAGTATTCGATCTTTGTAGAGTTTAATATCTCCGTCATCCGCTCAAAATCTCTGTTGCCGCCCGTCAAAATAAGCGCCGTATCGTTTTGATCGGCGATTATTTCAGCCTCTTTTTTGAAATAGGCGGCGGATCGCTCGTCGAAGTTTCGCCACGCGCCGCTTACCTCGATCGCGTTTATGCCTCTTTCGGTCAGTTTTTTGCACAGATATAGCGCGTCGTCGAAAACGAGGGGGATTTTATAGTCGTCCATTACGTTGATCTTAATCCATATCGGAAAATCGTCTCCGACGGCGGATCGAACCCGGTCGTATGTTTCTAAAGACATTCTAGCTCTGTTTTCCGTCGATCCGCCGTATTGATCCTTTCTACGGTTGTAGTAAGGCGACATAAAATTACTAAGAAAAAAGCCGTGCGCGGCGTGCAGTTCAACGCCGTTGTAACCCGCGTTTTTCGCTCTTAACGCGGCTTGGGCGAATTGATTTTGCGCGTTATTTATTTCATCAAGGGTAATCTCTTCGGGCAGTATGCCCGCGATCGCGTTTTGAACGGCGCTTGGGGCTAATACTCGTATCTTACCGACGAGGCGTTTAGCCGTCTTATGAAACGCGACGGAGGAATACGAGCCGATGTGCGCTAGTTGTAAAACTATGGCGCAATCGCGCGAATGAACCAGATCGACCAGCTTTTTGTGTCCGTCAAAGAACGAGTCGTTATAAAAAGCCGGTATCGCGGAGTAACCCTTCTCGATCTCGTTCGTCAATGTAAAACCGGTAATAATAACCCCAGCCCCGCCGCTCGCGATTTTCTCGTAGCGATCGAGTATCTCTTTGCCGATCTGGGAGCGGCTTGCATTATCGCCGATCGCGGCGCGAATAAACCGATTCTTTAGCGTCATGCCGTTTAGCGTCGTTTTATCAAACAGCGTTTTCATTTCGCCCCCTTCGCCCGCGCTAAGGTATGTTATCGCTCCATAGCCCTTTGCGCGTATCTTTCGCCCGTTTCATACGCCTTGAGGTTGATCTCTACCACTTTGGCGGGGACTTTGCTTTTCATCGTTTCTACGACGCTGGCGCGATCGGCGCAGCCGCTCATATACACCGTTAGCGCCAGCGCTACGACGCTTTGCGTTACCACGTTTCCGACCTCCTCTTTGGCGATTGTTATGATCGGTATCTCGTAGATTTTCCACCTTTTGCGATCCTCGTCGCTCGGCGTAACCAAATTGGGATCGACCACGATAATAGCGCCCTCTTTTAAGCCGCTTTTATATAGGTTGTAACTTACGTTTGCGGTGGAGAGCATATACTCTATTTCGCCCTCGTTGGCGTATG
The window above is part of the Helicobacteraceae bacterium genome. Proteins encoded here:
- a CDS encoding OadG family protein, whose translation is MENGTLILEAAKIMVVGMSTVFTFLCFMIAFLKAQGWALTRFFPQVKPAATEQSATISDATLQKIALAAIAEYKKRRG
- a CDS encoding NADH:flavin oxidoreductase, which codes for MKTLFDKTTLNGMTLKNRFIRAAIGDNASRSQIGKEILDRYEKIASGGAGVIITGFTLTNEIEKGYSAIPAFYNDSFFDGHKKLVDLVHSRDCAIVLQLAHIGSYSSVAFHKTAKRLVGKIRVLAPSAVQNAIAGILPEEITLDEINNAQNQFAQAALRAKNAGYNGVELHAAHGFFLSNFMSPYYNRRKDQYGGSTENRARMSLETYDRVRSAVGDDFPIWIKINVMDDYKIPLVFDDALYLCKKLTERGINAIEVSGAWRNFDERSAAYFKKEAEIIADQNDTALILTGGNRDFERMTEILNSTKIEYFAMARAFMKEPNIIDRFAREYNR
- a CDS encoding 2-oxoacid:acceptor oxidoreductase family protein; protein product: MKRQLRFTGVGGQGVLLAGEILAAAKIADGGYGLKAATYTSQVRGGATKVDIILDDAEIIYPYANEGEIEYMLSTANVSYNLYKSGLKEGAIIVVDPNLVTPSDEDRKRWKIYEIPIITIAKEEVGNVVTQSVVALALTVYMSGCADRASVVETMKSKVPAKVVEINLKAYETGERYAQRAMER
- a CDS encoding Rrf2 family transcriptional regulator codes for the protein MLFTKASEYALMAIIAVSKQNGATDAVTLSSDLKLSYSFMAKVLQSLAKAGILASRKGAGGGFTLAKPPSEITIEALLRAVDDHCAMVFTCSAALCNCPSGEAKSSLCAIWPFLNRLQSKIDDMLAKTSIADLTRE
- the flhA gene encoding flagellar biosynthesis protein FlhA, with the translated sequence MARATPFTLINRVFPFLKYLFALKDLTVVFFVVGIMAIIIVPLPSWLLDLLLTVSLSIATLIILISIFIAKPTDFSTYPTMILLVTLFRIALNIATTRMILSEGHNGPEAVSDIIASFGSFVVGGNYVIGVIIFAILALVNFIVVTNGSTRVAEVSARFSLDAMPGKQMAIDADLNAGLINESEAKKRRQEIVGEANFYGAMDGASKFVKGDAIAAIIITIVNIVGGILIGVFQNDLSVGDSVATYTLLTIGDGLVGQIPALLVATATGIIITRASKDEASNFASGAIAQLGRDYKTLLIVGAILVLFAMVPGLPALSLGFIGLIFVAISLVIRDSQDGAISGWLKAKFPFLNELSGADSPSPLKPARKKGEGAKEGAPKAKEKTPEERAKEEESALERALKVELLELDMGYQLIKLADEKQGGDLSDRIRSMRRKMAGEFGFLMPQVYICDNLQLDPNSYEIMLKGVTIGSGQVYPGQFLAINSGLAIDEIDGVAAKEPAFGLDAIWIHGDKKSDAIVKGYTVVDPSTVITTHLAELVKKHAEEMLTRQDTQKLIDSLKKAYPTVVEDALKAAGSVGLIQSVLKNLLHEKIPIKDMLTIMETIADCAAALRSPEILTEQTRSKLARTITNMYKSEGGVIRILTLDVASEQKFLDKLKDQNGASALMLNVKEITAFIDATRVKKEELIAKGVSPVILIVDPLLRRSIAQIYERFNLDIVTLSHAEIDPSAAFEALGSIAINDN
- a CDS encoding biotin attachment protein; protein product: MATKQIIEVMDTSYRDGFQSVFGARVFMKDFLPTVQSAIDAGIRRFEMGGGARFQAPFFYLNENAFDMMDKFREVAGKDANLQTLARGVNHVGLDTGSREIIDLHAKLFKKHGVTTIRNFDALNDVRNMEYSAKAIKNAGLNHELTVTVMDLPPGCVGAHDAAFYEKTLKSFLDAGVPYDSVVFKDASGTANPRKVYETIAAARKLLGKDCHIRYHTHETAGIGLACYLSAIEAGANGVDLDREPVSGGTAHTDILVMAHALRGSRFVLGNHLGDELKLDKVLESETVLKEALKDYFIPPEATQVSAIIQYSPMPGGALTANTQMMRDNNCLDKFPSVIEQMREVVEKGGFGTSVTPVSQFYFQQAFNNVMFGKWKKIADGYGRMVLGYFGKTPVAPDPEIVKLASEQLKLPTTTENAIDIADRDEKKSSKWAKEQLAANNLEISDENVFIVLACGDKGIKFLQGAAKGSVRLKSDVAPSAAKQPSGAEDFTIVVEGQTYFVKIAEGKIAELGAASGAKIAVDNAPPPSGKTHIIAAPMPGTITKIVKNVGDRVKNGDLTLVIEAMKMENEVFSDADGVIAAINAPVGAKVQAGQALVTIAE
- a CDS encoding sodium ion-translocating decarboxylase subunit beta — translated: MKKTFIALILAAFACAHSAFAAVETNATANEEKSYEAKPLGDMFIGLFDSTGIKAFLTPKEGVTNEFGKEVSPFAQTWGRLVMFAICFVLIYLGIAKQYEPLLLIPIAFGGLLANIPIAEIAGPNGLLGVLYNMGIASGLFPLLIFMGVGAMTDFGPLLANPKTSLLGGAAQFGIFGTLILAVTVGQYTDLFTFSLRDAAAISIIGGADGPTSIFVASRLAPELLGAIAVAAYSYMALVPLIQPPIMRALTTQKERAIKMSQLRDVSKLEKILFPISLVVLCAFFLPDAAPLMGALCFGNLARECGVVERISDTLQNSLINIVTIFLGLSVGSKLAADKFLIPETLAIVILGLIAFSFGTAAGVIMAKIMNKLSKDPINPLIGSAGVSAVPMAARVSQKEAQKANPQNFLLMHAMGPNVSGVIGSAVAAGVLLSMF